The Phyllostomus discolor isolate MPI-MPIP mPhyDis1 chromosome 9, mPhyDis1.pri.v3, whole genome shotgun sequence nucleotide sequence aggacaagaCCGGACCTGAGATTTAATGGACAGCATGAGGAGTCCAGTTAATAATAACACCACACGGTATatttgctaagagagtacatCTTAAAAGTTCCCATTACAAGAAAAATTATAACTCTGTggtaatggatgttaactaaatttattgtggcATTTGAGGCAGGGGAGTAGGGAGCTGGGAAAATTCCTTGGTGAGggggatggggaaactgagacagatagctaaACAAACTGGTCAGGCAATTCACCGCCAGATACAGGTCACCGGGGTGGAAGGCCCCAGATGCTTAGCAAGGGGCAAAACTGGTGTCCGACCTCACCCCCGGGGGGACCGGTCCTCCCCTGGGGTATTGTTGGTCACATGGTGTAGAGCTCCTGACCTTGCATAACACAGGTCATGTGGTTCTGACTCTCCCttgacctttcctccctggagataacatccaGGTCTCAGCTGTTACTTCAGCTCTAGGAGCAGAAAGGCAGCAAAACCAGGAGGGCAATGCCAGGACCAGCAGTGATGCCTAGTGACCGCCCCCCGACCCCCAGCTGACCAATTAGCAGAGACCACGACGCTGAAGGACACAGCTGGGAGAGCTGATGCCTATTGTATTGCGATCTCCCCTGAGACCTGCCCTAAAATCCCCTGCTTTGGAAAGCAGATAAAATCCGTCAAGACAAAGAAGCCAGCATTTCGCCCTCCTTGGGGCACACCCACTCCAATCTCTGATTAGAGTGAATTTTCCTTCTCTCACACTTGAGACTTGCAACAAGGGGAGCTGTGGGCAGCTGCAGCTCTTCCCGGGCTAATCCCCCTGTGCCTGTCTAAGCCCCCCTTTCCTCCAGCGTCCCAGGGAGttaacagcagccctgcctgggcttgCCTCTCCCGTACAACATTTCTAGAGAGCAAAGCAGACTCGGCCAGGCTCTCTCCCATTGTCTCTTcgatgctaagcccttccttcgCTCACTGCCCCCAGCTTTAAAGAACGTAGTCTCCAAaccacctggacttgtgttgtgaaatctttcctacacgaaGTCGAGAACCCACACACCGCAGCCGGCCCTGCCCCTCCGGTGACAACAGCCATTTTGCAATGCATACATATAGCAAACCTTCGTGTGCGATTACCTAAAACTAACGCAACGTTATGTATCAGTTATATCCCAATTtctaaaaagaacataaacaagGAAATGTGTACACAAGAGCTCATATGAGCATTATTCACAATGTCCAAAATGTGGACACAACAAAAATGCCCATTGATTAgtgaatggttaaaaaaaattgtgttatattctacaaaggaatattatttagccataaaaagaaaagaagcactaATACATGCTATGACGTGGGTGGACCTTGaaattatactaaatgaaagCAGCCTGATCCAAAAGGCCACATACTATGCAATTtgtataaaatgtccagaatagatgAATTCATAGATCTGGGAGGACAACTGGGTGCGGGGTTTCTGTGAAGAGTGATGAAATCGTCCTGGGATTAGATCCTGGTGATGCTTGCATGCCCTTGTGAATATACTAGAAAACAGGGAGTCGTGCATTGTTTAAAGGCGAGCCTTATGTTACATGAACACTGTCTGGAAAAGTCAGTCCACAGGACAGACATCACTACCCCCGTGGGGTGTGGGCTGGAGGTCCGCAAtggcagccccggccccagcccgaCCTCGGGCACAGTGTGCTCTGGGGAAACACAATGTCCTGTTCCGTTCCCTTCCCTCTCAGAGTCATTCATTCCTACTGAACCCCAGCTGGACAGAGCTGTGTGGGGAACGGGAGGCTTAGGCACAGTTTGATTCTCTCTCTGAGCTCGGGGTGGGGAGACCCCATTCCATCCACCACACATTGCTCATGGCTGCCTCTAGAGGGAACCCTAAAAGGGGAACTGAAAGCTAGGCCACCTCTCACCTCTCCTGGTAAATATTGGGCCCAAAGGAGAAGCGGGGTCTTAGTACTTGACACTTGTCTGCCCATTTCGGATCCTGTGTGAAGACATTTTCTCTATGGCGAGTGCTGAAGAAAGGAGTTTTCTTCACAGAAACACAAGGGAATGCCTCATGTGAAGCCCCAAGTCTGCTCAACATAGTGTGGGTAGTGGATTGCGGGAGGCTgctctgcgtggtgtgggcccagctcccactgggagatgcacaggacccacgcccacggataggttttcccgtggggaatcaggcctgcaatgtgtcTAGGCccctatgagtcttgctttttgctcaaactccttcaccctgaattgaggccatctactgcaaagcaacttcctaaaaaccatgctaaacctttcaaggatGGGTTCAACTActtgtgccttttcatttgcaaatatccctcttctgtgatgtgattagcagcagcatctcctttgttttctgtgtaaggcaaccacctaaagcgagcctgtgcatagtcaatgaggatcttcttgtaatgtgcccagtaagacaataaaagctctttGGAGTGAGGGACAacgctttttctcctcttgaaagaaaagctgtgccatcccttttcctccacaggacccggtagtccctgtgaatttgtctcatattcatccataatgacacggacCCCACCAGCCTGGGTCCACATCAGTGGATACACATGCCATTCCTGAACCAGATTACCTGCCTGAATATCTCACCTGGGCAGTTCACCACCCATGAAAACCTGGGCTTCTTTCTGTTcagctgctctgtgcctcagttctaccatctgtgaaatgggtattTCAAAGAGACCTGCCTCCCTGGGTTATTAAAGGCCTAAGTAGGCAAATATATAACCCAGCTCATATACATCGACAGTTTTTAACATGATTCTGCCTTTGGGAACACCGTGCCCCAAAACAGAACAAGGCTCCGGTGATGACAAAATAAACCATGTCATCCAATGAACaggtttttctcagttttttagaCAGGCAGGTGACTCCATTCTCCAGCCCGTGGATCTGAAGCTGGTGTGCTGCTACAGGGTGACAGAGAAGTGTCATGAGTCTGGCAGCTGAAACAACTTGTCTTTCTTTCATGGCTGTATCAGAAATAGCACACAAAATGGCCCACTTGTATCAATGATGGTTGTCATTGCGCTAACCCTGCGAAGTCACTGAGTTTCCCTCTAACCTGGGAAAAGAGGGGAAACCTGGGATGGGACGCGGGGGTCACGGGAAGCTACAGCCTTCAGGGGAAGGCAGAGGATCGCTGCTCTCCACGTATTGCTAAACCCCCTGTCAGAATTCGAGCTGTTTCCCCGGTTATGTGGAATAACCGCCAAGGAAAGAGCTGGGTTGCCTAACCCCTTTTCACAACTTCCACTTGCAAATGTAAGTTTTTGGTTGTTTGGTGTTTGAAATGGGCCTGAAAGAATTCACCCCCGACAGGAGAAAGGGTCTTTTTAAGGGTTAGTTCTGGGTGGGTGTAGCTGGGGGAAGGTAAGGAAGCTGGGACTTGAACTTTAGTCTCATTGGTATCAGGAAGGCCCCTGTCTATGCGTGTTCTATGATCCAGAAGTATCCATGATTGCAAGCACATGAAAAGGAAGTAGGAAAGAACGGTGATCGTGTCTTTACTCATAAAGGTTTCATGCTTGTGGGTAAGAGCTAGACTGGTTGAGAAACCGCTTTGAATAGTTGCTGTTGGATTTTTTTGCAACAGCAACTATTCAAAGGCGGGGCAGGAGAGGTGTATATATTTAGGATCTCACCCTCCACCACACACAgactccctgcccacctccttcctccaggAACGCAGGTAAGTTCTCCAGCTGCTCCAGCTTAACATGAATCGTTTGGGGAAATAATAGCAATCATGTGTTTTCTATTATGCTTGTATTGCAATATTTCATTCTGGATGAGGGGATTTTACTTCTGCCAGGGCAAAGTGCCAACACCTTCTTCATCTTGGTTTGTCctttaacaaatttatttccCAATAAAACAAACATGCTCTTAGGAGCATTTGTGAGGAAAGGCAAACACACAGCCTTGAGGGCAAAGGCAGAGAGGTGCCTCGGGAGAGCTGGCTGGACGTCGTCCGCAGGGACCATGACTTTGTCCGCGTGGACTGTGACTGTGGCACCTGTTATGAAGCCTTTCCTACACAGACACGGTGCAGCCAATgacaaaggaaagataaaggtgttctcttcctttctcacaaAATGCTCAAAGGGCTCATTGTGCTGGTCTTCTAATTAGGAAGTTGACACATGTACCTTATAGAAGGTGTGAGAAGTAAAAAGAGCAACTTGAGTTGCCAGAATCCTAAAACCCACATATAAGTCATGTCTTTAAGAAAACTTCGTCACACACGGAAACCCGCTGTCTGGTGAGGTCACTCTGtaataactctctgcttttcccaggagcacCGGTTCACGCCAGCGCCACCATGACGTCCCTCAGTGAAGCCAACACCCGCTTCGCACTTGACCTGTTCCAACAGCTGAGCAAGTCAGAGAAGGGTAACATCTTCTGCTCTCCGCTCAGTATCTCAGCAGCCATAGCCATGACTTACTTAGGGGCCCAAGGAAACACTGCATCAGAAATTCAGAAGGTATGTGTCCGTGCTCTTTACGCTGACCAGCTGGGGCTGGTCGCTCTGTAGGCTGGTGCACAGAGACGGCCACGGGTCTGGCTGTCCCCACGGGCAGCACAGGGGCAGCGCGCGTTCCCGTGACTGGCCCAACCGCTTCCTTATGCCCAGACTTCCTCTGGGAGCTGGGGTGAACCCCTACCGTTGCCCAACAACCAGAGGTGAGGCTTAAACAGAGAATTATGGGTAGAAGGGATGCATTGACTCAAACCCATGGAAAACATCATCACATGTGTCCTCAGCGGTGGATGGATGTGAACTGGATTCCTTGAAGCGGTTGGTTATAACCCAGCTTGGTTGTGTTTTCTCAAGGAGCAAACTCTTACACTTaagttttcttcattcttttttctttgttttggtttggtttgggggTTTGGTTTGGCTTTTTAGTTCAGAGcttagttttggttttcttctctcaATTTCCTCTGATGTAGACAGATCGTTTGAGTAACGTTTGGTTGTCTCCCTTGCTCTCTGTTCCAGGCTCTTCACTTTAATGAAGTCACAGACAGCCCAAAAGGAGGAGCCACGACAGATCCTGTGAGTCACTCAGCCCTTGGGGCTAGGGGGAGCATCCTCTGTCCGAGAGAGTCCCTATCTAAACTGGGAATTTCACAAAAACTGTCAAAAGTCCATTTTTTAGGGGAAACCTTGGCCAAAATAGACTGGATGAGCAGCATTGCTTTTTATTTcgtattacatatttatttatttcatatgtttgttTTCCTGAGGGGAGGTCAGCATTGCGATTAAGAGCATAGGTTCCGCGACCAAAATGCCAGCTTCGCATTTCTGCCCTGCTGTTCACACCTGGTGGCTGGTGGCTACGTACGACTGCTTTGAGGCCATGAATTTAGGGGCAATCAAAGATCTGCCCCCATTCATGAGAATATATTCAAAACATTGCAACAGTGCCTGAACTGTAGGAAGCCTTGGTAGAAATGTGTTATTACTATTACAGAATAACAACAATTCTAGTAATCACAATAACATTGctaaaaatcacaattttaatTAACTCCTAAATGGGACTAAGAAAATAAAGGTACAACCGAGTATTTGGGGGAAATGATTGTATGAGATATATGAACTATATGAACTATATATGAACTATACGGCTCACAGCCGTAATAGTTCAAAACTCTAAACTAGCAAGTAGAAGGTTCTAGGTTCAGATAAGCCTAGTTTCAAAAATTGGCTCCGTGACATTACGTCTCCTTGGAGAAGTTATCTAACTCTCTGTGCGTCTTGTTTTCAGCTGAACTGGACGAAAGACTCTGAGACAGAGGTGTGAAAGCCCTTCGTAATGCACCAGGCGCGCACTGCTCCTGCTCTTGGGCTGGGGCCGTGGCGAGTCAAGAGCACAGACCACAGTCAGTGGGTCTTAGGAGCTAATATGCCACGCAGTGTAGTAGGGCTTCATGTCAGAGCACATGAAAATATACGAGGTTAGCCTTCTCACACCACTGAGGGTTGCTAGCAATGGCATTCGGTCTAGTCCTCCGAGGAGCTTAAGTTTAGCTGGAAAGCTAAGCTAAACCACTGAACCCATCAAAACACACCCCGATAGTGAGATGGGGCTGCCTCTGCAGTTCTCGGGAGAAAggagcagggagaaaaaaattctgaatgcTTACATGGAAGGATTAGGAAGGCTATTTGAGGTCCAGGACACTGAATAGCAGAGGATAACAGCACCAGTCACCCCCGGGGCTGTTGAACGTTAGCTATGGCTCTACCAGAGTGAAGTACATGGGTTTAGTACCTCCGTTGACAGAGAATTCAGCAAGCTCGCTTTTTGATGTTTGAAGGTTACGAAGTCGGGGAATGTGCACCAGCAATTTCAAAAGCTCCTGACTGAACTAAGTAAACCCACAAATGCCTATGAGCTACACCTGGCCAACAGGCTCTACGGAGAGaagaagttttcatttcttcaggTAAGGTTCACGGGTCTGCCACACCTCCCATCTGCGTCCTGGGTCCTCTGTCCCCAGTGACCAAACTGGGGACAGGGAGTCCCTTGAGCCTGGCTGACCCACCCCGGCATCATTGACTCAGGGTGAGCCTGGACCCCCACCACAGCCCTGTCCCCCCAAGTGTCCCTGAGTCTGACAACCTGCCCATGGAGGTGTGGGTTTAGGGGTGACTTTATGTACTGTGTTTGGTCGGGATTACACATCATTTAATTTGGAGATACACAGTTCCTGATAAATTAAtgccccctttcttccttcccacatCCAAGGAATACATGGACAATGCTAAGAAATTTTACCTAGCTGGCGTGGAAGCTGTTGATTTTGAAAATGCTGCAGAAGAAAGCCGGAAGGTGATTAATTCCTGGGTGGAAAGCCAAACAAAAGGTACAGTATGAGAGGGGCGCCGATGAAAAGCCACTCTGAGTCCCCACTCGGGGTGCATGAACCGCATGCCTGGCACTACATGGGGTACCCAGATGGGGGTCCGGTGAGCTCACAGAGAGGCTGCAGGAGGGCCCTGCAGATGGTGGGATGGTCCAAGTTCATGTGGAAAGAAACGAGGGGACCCAAGAGAGCACACAGGGCCAGCTGCATGGAAACACAGCCGGAGATTGACGGCATCTTTGTGGAccccaggtctctgctcagaCCCCGTCTTGGGTTCATATCTATTACTTTAAGTCAGAGGCTTAACTTATGGATGATGATCCTTAAGGGGAAATATTAGAAAGGGAGCCCTTGTTCTTTGTTAACTGGAAGACAAAAGGCCGTCCTGAAAATTCCCTTTTGCCGCCTGCCTAGCCCACGTGGCCACCCCCACAGTTTCTTCCCCGACCACAGCAGAGAGCTTGACAAGGTCTCCATCTGATGCACCCTGTCCTCCCTGCCGCCTGCGGCCCAGGCTAAACCTGCAGCGGTTCGACATGGCGGAGGACGAGGACCCCCGGGGGATGGTGGCTGACTGTCCCGAGCACGTGTTTGAGATTACTGAGCTCATGTCCTTCGTCCTAAAGAATATTCAGGCCTGATTTCCTCTGCGTGGTGAgcctaaatttgaaaaaatagaaaggaaggaaggaaggaagaaaagaagactaGAATGGGGAGGCGGAGggaagaacagaggaagaaaaggaagaaggaagggagggaggagatgtCTGTGTTGGAAATGCAGCTCAAACCAGCTCACCGGTATTCGGCGTGAGAAGGCTGCAGGCGCCACAGAGACCCCGGGGCGCCTTCCGAATCATCAGAAGGGGTGTTGTCGCCCCCGCGGGGCAGTCTCCACCAGGCTGGGCCCATGAGAAGGGCTGTACCTTGTGGTCTTTGGCCACGGAATCCCAAACGTGATGACTTGTGTGAATGACTAATGATCACTTTAACTTTCAAAACATCTTCCAGATAAACCACGTGTACCTTTCATGAcagacctttgtttttcttttgtagaaaaaATCAAGGACCTCTTTCCCGAAGGCTCTCTTGACAAGAGCACTGTTCTGGTTCTGGTGAACGCCATCTATTTCAAAGGGCAGTGGAATGAAAAATTTGATCCAAAATTAACCACGCAGGGTGAATTTTGGCTGAACAAGGTATTGCCCGTTAATTTATTTCTAGAACAAAACATAGCTATCCATGGAATGTTCCATTTCAACACCTATTTGATTAATGTACAGCTGCAGGTAGACAATAGAATTTGTCACAGctggcttttctttttactttatttagtgAGGAACACTTAAAGAAACTCATCTCTCCAATTCACAAAGGTCCCAGGTTATCTCTTACAAAAAGGATGAGTTTGGTTATCTCAATAATatgatcttttcttctttaactgaTATCTCCCTTGGCATTTGTCTGCCATGCTAACTCACCGCAGGGCACAAGCAAGCCTGTGCAGATGATGAAGAAAGACGGTCGCTTTAGTTTCACCAAGCTGGAGGACATGCCGGCTAAGGTGCTGGAGATACCGTACAAGGACAA carries:
- the LOC114506928 gene encoding serpin B4-like — encoded protein: MTSLSEANTRFALDLFQQLSKSEKGNIFCSPLSISAAIAMTYLGAQGNTASEIQKALHFNEVTDSPKGGATTDPVTKSGNVHQQFQKLLTELSKPTNAYELHLANRLYGEKKFSFLQEYMDNAKKFYLAGVEAVDFENAAEESRKVINSWVESQTKEKIKDLFPEGSLDKSTVLVLVNAIYFKGQWNEKFDPKLTTQGEFWLNKGTSKPVQMMKKDGRFSFTKLEDMPAKVLEIPYKDKDLSMVLLLPNEIDGLQQLEDKLTAEKLMEWTSSQNKSETKVDLHLPRFKVEKNYNLEDVMRALGVVDAFRLLAADFSGMTREQKLAVSKIRHKSFVEVTEEGTEAAAASGVEIIKLSAPVYESFHCDHPFLFFIKHNKTNSILFFGRVSSP